From one Chloroflexota bacterium genomic stretch:
- a CDS encoding IclR family transcriptional regulator translates to MPKDNPATQTVQRIAAILRCFSAGKPEIGVMQISRQTELHKSTTSRLLASLEAEGLVDKNPESGKYRLGLEILSLAGTILEQIGLRQAAHIHLRELADLTQETINIAVLHGDECINIESIKSPQPIQYAGQLGRRNPLHCTSTGKIFLAYMSAEQRQQHLPPPLRAYTPHTITDLAELEENLRQVRAQGYAAAYDEFDEGLSAIAAPIRDFNGLVIAAVSISGPSFRMGAEQSQLYAAHLLSASRKISYQLGNFSNP, encoded by the coding sequence ACTCAAACCGTTCAGCGCATCGCTGCGATTTTGCGCTGTTTTAGCGCGGGGAAGCCTGAAATCGGCGTGATGCAAATCAGCCGCCAGACCGAGCTGCACAAAAGTACTACTTCGCGCCTGCTGGCCTCACTGGAAGCCGAAGGGCTGGTCGATAAAAACCCCGAGAGCGGCAAATATCGCCTGGGACTGGAAATTCTCAGCCTGGCCGGGACGATACTCGAACAAATTGGTCTGCGGCAGGCTGCTCATATTCATCTGCGCGAACTGGCCGACCTGACGCAGGAGACGATCAACATTGCCGTATTGCATGGGGATGAATGTATTAACATTGAGAGCATCAAAAGCCCGCAACCCATTCAATATGCCGGGCAGTTGGGACGCAGAAATCCATTGCACTGCACTTCAACCGGAAAAATTTTTCTGGCTTATATGAGTGCCGAACAACGTCAGCAACACCTCCCCCCTCCGCTGCGCGCGTACACCCCGCACACGATCACCGATCTCGCTGAGTTGGAAGAAAATCTGAGGCAGGTGCGGGCACAAGGCTATGCCGCCGCCTATGACGAATTTGACGAAGGTCTGAGTGCCATCGCTGCCCCGATCCGCGACTTTAACGGGCTGGTGATCGCGGCGGTGAGCATTTCGGGGCCAAGTTTCCGCATGGGGGCAGAACAAAGCCAATTATACGCCGCTCACCTACTGAGCGCGTCCCGCAAAATCAGCTATCAACTCGGCAATTTTTCCAATCCCTAA